GCGCATCCTGTCAGCCGGCCCCGAACCCGACGCCCGCCTGTTCACCGGCCCGCGCGGCGGACGCATCTCCACCGCCGTCCTGCGCGACGCCACCCACTGGGACGACGTGGTCACCAAGCTCGGCTACGAACACCTGCGCCGCCACGACCTCCGGCACACCGGACTGACCTGGTTCGCCGACGCCGGAGTCCAGGCACACGTCCCTCCGCAGGATCGCCGGCCACGGATCACTGACAACCACCCAGCGCTACCTGCACCCCGACGTACACAAGATCACGGCCGCCGGGGCGGCGCTCTCCGCACACCTGAGCGTGTTGCGCGCACCACGCTCACTGCCGAGCCCGATCGTCGTGACCCGCTGACCTCGCTCAAGGGCGCCGGTCCCCACCTGGTCCCCAAGAATGATCAAGGGCCGGTCTCGGATTTCTCCGAAACCGGCCCTGACCTACGACTCTCACGAGTCGGGACGACAGGATTTGAACCTGCGACCCCTTGACCCCCAGTCAAGTGCGCTACCAAGCTGCGCCACGTCCCGATGCCCGTCTGACCTGGGGTTTCCCCCGATCGATCGCGCATGAGAACAATACCGCACTCCGAGCGGTGGTCACGAACCGCTTTTTCCCTTGTGCGGCCTGGGCCGGTCGCTTGACCTCAACTTAGGTTCAGGTTGCACGGTTGTCCCCATGACACCATCAGCGTCGACACCGACCTACGGCTACCAGGACCTCGACCGGCTCCTGGCGCACCTGACCGGCGACGAGAAGCACGGGCCCGCCGCGACCTCCACCCTCGATGCGATCTGGGTGCTCTACGACCGGGTGCTGAACGTCTCCCCCGCGACCGCGGACGACCCCGCGCGGGACCGTTTCCTGCTGTCGAAGGGGCACGGGCCCATGGCGTACTACGCCGTCCTCGCCGCCAAGGGCTTCTTCCCCGAGTCGCTGCTCGCCGACTTCGGCTCGTACGACTCACCCCTCGGGTACCACCCCGACCGGACGCTCGTGCCGGGCGCCGAGATCAGCAGCGGGTCGCTCGGGCACGGGCTGCCGCTCGCCGTCGGGAGCGCGCTCGGGCTGCGGGCGCAGGGGCTCGGCGGCTCCAAGGTCTGGGTGCTCATCGGCGACGCCGAGCTGGACGAGGGCAGCAACCACGAAGCCATCGCCTACGCGGGCCCCACCGGTCTCGAACAGCTGCACACGCTCGTGATCGACAACTCGTCTGCCACATACGGCTGGCCGGGCGGGATCGCGTCCCGGTTCACGGCCGCGGGCTGGTCGGCCGTGACCGTCGACGGGCGGGACCACGAGGCGCTGTACGAGGCGTTCACCGCACCCCATCCGGGCCAGGCCAGGGCGGTCGTCGCCCGCGTCGAGCCGAAGTCCTGACCACGGGTCACCGCCCCCCCTTGCCACTCGGAGGTTTTCAGATGGACACCATGCGTGAGCGCTTCGCCTCGACCGTGTCGCAGCTCCTGGACGAGGACCCGCGGCTCGCCGTCGTACTCGCCGTGATCGGCAGCGACGGCTTCCGCGAGGCGGAACGCCGGCACCCGCACCGGGTGATCGACGTGGGGATCCGCGAACAACTGCTCGTCGGCGCGGGCGGCGGGCTCGCACTCGCCGGAATGCGGCCGATCGTCCACACGTTCGCGAGCTTCCTCGTGGAACGCCCCTTCGAACAGGTGAAGTTGGACTTCGGACACCAGGGCGTGGGCGGCGTGCTGGTGAGCGCCGGGGCGTCGTACGACACTCCGTCGGCCGGTCTCACCCATATGTCGCCCGGCGACGTGGCACTGCTCGACACACTCGACGGCTGGACCGTGCAGGTGCCGGGTCACCCGGACGAGGCCGAGGCCCTGCTGCGGCAGGCCGCGAAGGGCGACGACCGGGTGTACCTACGGCTGTCGCTCCAGACCAACGACATGGCGCGGCCGGTCGACGGGGCGGGCTTCCTGACCGTACGCGAGGGCCGGCACGGCGTGGTGGTCGCCGTCGGGCCGATGCTGGACAACGTCCTCGTGGCGACGGAGGGGCTCGACACGACGGTGCTGTACGCGACGACGGTCCGCCCCTTCGACGGCGCGGCGCTGCGCCGGGCGGTCGGCGACACGGGAGCGGCGGAGGCCGTCATCGTGGAGCCGTATCTCGCCGGGACATCGACCGCATCGGCCACCGAGGCACTGGCCGACGTGCCGCACCGGGTGCTCGGGCTGGGCGTGGGCCGGCGCGAACTGCGCAAGTACGGTGAGATCACCGACCACTTGGCGGCACACGGCCTCGACCCCCGGTCGCTGAGGGAGCGGATCTCCGGCTTCCTGACGGGAGGTGCGTGACGGTACACCCAACTCCTATACCACAGTGGGCGCTTCCGACCCATTGACCCCCCGGAACCAGTGAACTTACGCTGTGCGGCGTACTAAAGAAAGCGCTTTCTTACCCTTCGTCGCCGCCACCTGCACCGGGAGCGCCCGTGAGAAGCCGTCCACCAGACCGATCCCCTCTGCGCATCGGCCGATCCCGAGGGGCACTTACGCCCTTCACCGTCGTCCTGGCACTGCTCGCTCTCGTGCTCGGACTCGGGGTCGCCTCGCCGCCTCCCGCGGAGGCGGCGCCGTACCGTGTCCTGGTCTTCTCCAAGGTCACCAACTTCGAGCACGAGTCGATCCAGGCCGGGATCGACGGCATCAAGAAGCTCGGCGCGGAGAACGGCTTCGAGGTCGAGGCGTCCGACGACGCCGGTGTCTTCACCGACGCGAGCCTCGGACGCTTCCAGGCGATCGTCTTCAACAACACCAACTCCACGCCGGAGTCGGGCGATCTGCTGGACGCGCCGCAGCGCGCCGCCCTGCAGAAGTTCGTCCGCGCCGGCGGCGGCTGGGTGGGACTCCACGCGGCGTCCGCGAGTGAACGCGACTGGGACTGGTACGAGGGGCTGACCGGCGCCATCTTCGACAAGCACCCCGCCATCCAGACCGGCCGCGTCAAGGTGCTCGACCAGGCGCACCCCTCCACCAAGGGACTTCCGGAGCTCTGGGAGCGTACGGAGGAGTGGTACAACTGGCGCACCAACCCGACGGGCAAGGTGCACACCCTCGCGCAGATCAAGGTGAACGACGGCATCACCGGGCTGGACGAGGGCGTCGACCACCCGTGGTCCTGGTGCCAGAACTACGACGGCGGACGTTCGTGGTTCACCGCCGGCGGTCATGACGCGTCCTCCTTCCAGGAGGAGAACTTCCTCAAGCACCTTCTGGGCGGCATCCAGTGGGCCGCAGGCAACAAGCCCGGCGACTGCTCGGCCACCAAGACCGGGTCGTTCAAGCGTACGCAGCTGGCGACCGACCTCTCCGACCCCTACGAGCTGGCCGTGACCCCGGACCGCCGGGTGATCTACATCCAGCGCACGGGGAAGCTCCAGGTCCTCGACCAGGCGACGATGCAGACCACCACCGCGCTGGACTTCGACTACAGCCTGAAGATGACCGAGCAGTCCGACGGGCTCATCGGGCTGACGCTCGATCCGGACTTCGCGGAGAACAACTGGCTCTATCTCCTGCACTCCGACAAGGAGAAGAAGCAGATCAACCTGTCGCGCTACACGCTGACGGGGAACACGGTCGACCCGGCGTCCGAGAAGCTCATCCTGGAGATCCCGACCGACCGCGACGAGCAGCGCGCCAACGTACACATGGCCGGCTCGCTCGCCTTCGACAAGGACGGCGACCTCTACATCGCGACCGGTGACAACACCGACCCGTTCGTCTCCGACAACTTCACGCCGATCGACGAGCGTCCGGGCCGGCAGGTGTTCGACGCGCAGCGCAGCGCGGCCAACACCAACGACCTGCGGGGCAAGGTCCTGCGGATCACCCCCGAGGACGACGGGACGTACACCGTCCCCGAGGGGAACCTCTTCGCGCCGGGCACGGAGAAGACCCGTCCCGAGGTCTACGCGATGGGGCTGCGCAACGTCTTCCGTATCACCACCGACCCGAAGACCGGGGTGCTGCTGGTCGGCGACTACGGTCCCGACTCGCGTTCGGCGGACCCGAACCGCGGGCCCGAGGGTACGGTCGAGTTCAACCGGGTCCCGAAGGCGGCGAACCTCGGCTGGCCGTACTGCATCGGCGCCAACACCCCGTTCAACGACTACGACTTCGCGACCAAGGTCTCGGGTCCGAAGTTCGACTGCGCCAAGCCGGTCAACGAGTCGCCGAACAACACAGGTCTGCGCGAACTGCCGCCGGCCGTGCCTGCGACCGTCCCGTACCAGTACTCCGGCTCGCCGCAGTTCCCCGAGGTCGGCGGCGGCGGTGCGCCGATGAGCGGTCCCGTCTACGACTACGACCCCGACAACCCCTCGCCCACCAAGTTCCCCGAGTACTTCGACTCGAAGTGGTTCGCCTTCGATCTGGGCCAGAACTGGTTCAAGACGTTCTCGGTCCAGCAGAAGGACCAGGAGTTCACCGACCCGCGCTTCCCGGACGCCAAGGCGGGGGACATCCAGTCGATCAACAAGATCTTCACCGACATGAAGTTCAACCAGCTCTTCGAGTCGGAGTTCGGACCTGACGGTTCGATGTATGTGATCGACTTCGGGGTCGGTTCGGGCGCGGGACGTACGGGCGTGATCAACCAGGGCACCGCCATCTACCGCATCGACTACACCGGTGACGGCCAGCTGCCCACGGCGAAGATCAGCGCCACGTCCGACACCGGGCCCGCGCCGCGGAGCGTGAAGTTCTCCAGCGCGGGTTCCGGACTGCCGGGGGGCAAGCCCGTCACATACGCGTGGGACTTCGACGGGGACGGCACCGTCGACTCCACGAAGGCCAACCCGACTCATATCTACGTCGACAAGGGCGTCTTCACCGCACGGCTGACGGTCACCGGTCCCGACAAGCTCTCGGCGCAGGCCGGCCAGGAGATCGTCGTGGGCAACACGCGGCCCGCGCTGACCATCCAGAAGGCCCCGGACGGCGGCATGTTCAGCCTCGGCGACACGGTCCCCTTCACCGTGAAGGTCAGGGACCCCGAGGACGGCAAGAGCGCGGAGATCGACTGCGGGCGCGTCACCGTCGAGGGGCGGCTCGGTCACGGGACCACGCTGCACCCGGTGCAGTCCAAGCAGGGCTGCGCGGGTGAGTTCACCGTCCCGACGAACGACGAGCACGCGAACCAGGATCTCTTCTTCCGCATCACCGCCAGTTACAAGGACGACGGCGGCGACGGCGCCCCCGCGCTGACGGGAACCGCCGTCTCGAATCTGAAGGCCTCCTACCGCGAGGGCGAGTTCTTCAGCGAGACCGGCGGCGACGGCGGCGGCGTCACCATCGGCGCCCGCGCCGAGGCGTCCGGCGGCAGGCGCGTGATCGAGATCGAGCACGGCGACTGGGTCGCGTTCGACCCGGTGAACCTCACGGGCGTGCAGTCCGTGACGGTCGGCGCGTCGTCGGGCGGTACGGGCGGGACCATCGAGTTCCGCAAC
The nucleotide sequence above comes from Streptomyces sp. NBC_01716. Encoded proteins:
- a CDS encoding transketolase family protein; translation: MDTMRERFASTVSQLLDEDPRLAVVLAVIGSDGFREAERRHPHRVIDVGIREQLLVGAGGGLALAGMRPIVHTFASFLVERPFEQVKLDFGHQGVGGVLVSAGASYDTPSAGLTHMSPGDVALLDTLDGWTVQVPGHPDEAEALLRQAAKGDDRVYLRLSLQTNDMARPVDGAGFLTVREGRHGVVVAVGPMLDNVLVATEGLDTTVLYATTVRPFDGAALRRAVGDTGAAEAVIVEPYLAGTSTASATEALADVPHRVLGLGVGRRELRKYGEITDHLAAHGLDPRSLRERISGFLTGGA
- a CDS encoding tyrosine-type recombinase/integrase, which gives rise to MPVDRTVQQWIADEHSRSTVKNTIAVLVRVMEQAVRDGLIKVNPARVTGWQKLYKQAEDELLDPRALALPNWETLVQLAEALVAASHDRYRGWGEVALFAACTAARIGEVSGCRVGDIDTTQWIWTVRRQTTPAPGGLTDKGTKGKRARKVPTVEEIRPLVAQRILSAGPEPDARLFTGPRGGRISTAVLRDATHWDDVVTKLGYEHLRRHDLRHTGLTWFADAGVQAHVPPQDRRPRITDNHPALPAPRRTQDHGRRGGALRTPERVARTTLTAEPDRRDPLTSLKGAGPHLVPKNDQGPVSDFSETGPDLRLSRVGTTGFEPATP
- a CDS encoding ThuA domain-containing protein, coding for MRSRPPDRSPLRIGRSRGALTPFTVVLALLALVLGLGVASPPPAEAAPYRVLVFSKVTNFEHESIQAGIDGIKKLGAENGFEVEASDDAGVFTDASLGRFQAIVFNNTNSTPESGDLLDAPQRAALQKFVRAGGGWVGLHAASASERDWDWYEGLTGAIFDKHPAIQTGRVKVLDQAHPSTKGLPELWERTEEWYNWRTNPTGKVHTLAQIKVNDGITGLDEGVDHPWSWCQNYDGGRSWFTAGGHDASSFQEENFLKHLLGGIQWAAGNKPGDCSATKTGSFKRTQLATDLSDPYELAVTPDRRVIYIQRTGKLQVLDQATMQTTTALDFDYSLKMTEQSDGLIGLTLDPDFAENNWLYLLHSDKEKKQINLSRYTLTGNTVDPASEKLILEIPTDRDEQRANVHMAGSLAFDKDGDLYIATGDNTDPFVSDNFTPIDERPGRQVFDAQRSAANTNDLRGKVLRITPEDDGTYTVPEGNLFAPGTEKTRPEVYAMGLRNVFRITTDPKTGVLLVGDYGPDSRSADPNRGPEGTVEFNRVPKAANLGWPYCIGANTPFNDYDFATKVSGPKFDCAKPVNESPNNTGLRELPPAVPATVPYQYSGSPQFPEVGGGGAPMSGPVYDYDPDNPSPTKFPEYFDSKWFAFDLGQNWFKTFSVQQKDQEFTDPRFPDAKAGDIQSINKIFTDMKFNQLFESEFGPDGSMYVIDFGVGSGAGRTGVINQGTAIYRIDYTGDGQLPTAKISATSDTGPAPRSVKFSSAGSGLPGGKPVTYAWDFDGDGTVDSTKANPTHIYVDKGVFTARLTVTGPDKLSAQAGQEIVVGNTRPALTIQKAPDGGMFSLGDTVPFTVKVRDPEDGKSAEIDCGRVTVEGRLGHGTTLHPVQSKQGCAGEFTVPTNDEHANQDLFFRITASYKDDGGDGAPALTGTAVSNLKASYREGEFFSETGGDGGGVTIGARAEASGGRRVIEIEHGDWVAFDPVNLTGVQSVTVGASSGGTGGTIEFRNGSPTGPLMGSVTVPNTGNWTNFISPTTALRPVGGTVKMYVVFSNPDWKPDGQDVLSLDWLRFNGRGVEKKPGTGVTVNTTKEEGNAPLAVQLTSTVKLADDRSVASYSWNFGDNSKPTGEQGASATHTYTRPGAYTAHLTVTDDKGDTTTGAVEITAR
- a CDS encoding transketolase, which encodes MTPSASTPTYGYQDLDRLLAHLTGDEKHGPAATSTLDAIWVLYDRVLNVSPATADDPARDRFLLSKGHGPMAYYAVLAAKGFFPESLLADFGSYDSPLGYHPDRTLVPGAEISSGSLGHGLPLAVGSALGLRAQGLGGSKVWVLIGDAELDEGSNHEAIAYAGPTGLEQLHTLVIDNSSATYGWPGGIASRFTAAGWSAVTVDGRDHEALYEAFTAPHPGQARAVVARVEPKS